The genomic segment TGAGCAGGTTATTTTTTTCCATAATCAAAGTTTATAAACATTAAAAAATCTTGTCAAGGGGTAATTTTTGCAAAAATATCTTGCCGCTTGTAAAATGTTTTAGCAACAATGTTTGGTAGGGGAATGAATCTCAAACCGCAAAGCTCAAAACTCAAATCCACAACTAAAATCTAAAATCCTATGCGTTTCTATTGAAAATTTAAAATTAAGGTTGTATTATTTACTTAACTATGTCCGCAGAAAAATTTTCCTACAACCCCCATATAATAGAACCCAAATGGCAAAAAATCTGGTCTGCGGGGAATTTGTCCGAAGCTTCCGACTTTTCTAAAAAGCCGAAGAAATACATCTTGGCAGAATTTCCATATCCTTCCGGGTTGGGTCTTCATGTTGGCAACATTTGGGGCTACACGGTAGGAGATGTTTTAGCTCGTTTCTACAGAATGAGCGGTGAAAATGTTTTATTTCCAATGGGTTGGGATTCTTTCGGTCTGCCTACGGAAAACTATGCCATTAAAACAGGGCGCCCTCCGCAAGAAACTGTGGCGGAAAATATTAAAACATTTAAAGAGCAAATGCTTTCTTTAGGATTGTCTTTTGACTTCCGCCGTGAAATAGACACCTCTGCTCCCAATTACTATAAATGGACGCAATGGATATTTTTGCAGATGTTCAAAAAGGGGCTGGCGTATAAAGCCAAAATAGCTATAAATTGGTGCCCTAAATGTAAGACTGGACTGGCTAATGAAGAGGTGTTGTCCGATGGAACTCACGAGCGATGCGGGGCAAAGGTTGGGCAAAGGGAATTGGAGCAGTGGCTATTGCGGATTACTAAATATGGGGAGAGACTATCCGCGGATTTGGATAAACTAAATTGGCCTAAGCACATAAAAGATATGCAGAAGAATTGGATAGGGAAGAGTGAGGGGGCAAGTATAAAGTTCAAAGTTCAAAGTTCAAAGTTCAAATCAAATTCAAAATTAAAAATTAAAAATGAGAACGAGGAATACATTACAGTTTTTACTACCCGTCCCGACACGATTTTCGGTGCGACTTACCTTGTCCTTTCTCCGGAACATCCGCAGATAGAGGCGCTAACTGTTAAAGAGCGAGAAGCGGAAGTAAAAAAACATGTCAAAAAATCCCTTGCCAAGACTGAAATAGAAAGAACTTCGGCTGACAAGGAAAAGACGGGGGTTTTTCTTGGCGCTTACGCAAATAACCCTGTTAACGGAGAAAAGATTCCTATTTGGGTTGCCGATTATGTTGTTGGCAGTTATGGAGGTGGGGCGATAATGGCGGTTCCTGCCCACGACGCGCGGGATTGGGAATTTGCTAAAAAATACGGTCTGCCGGTAAAGAAGGTTATAGTTCCTTCTTATAAAGACCCTAAATTTCAATCCGCCGGCTGGCGGACAAATTCCAATGGAGTTTTTGAAGGGTACGGCACTCTCGTCAACTCCGGCGATTTCACTGGTATGACTTCGGAGAAAGCTATTTTTGCAATTTGTAAATGGCTGGAGGAAAAAGCCTGCGGGAAATATGCGGTAAATTTTAAGATGCGAGATTGGGTTTTTTCCAGACAACATTATTGGGGAGAGCCAATTCCTATGGTTTATTGCGAAACCTGCGCGAAGAAAGGTGAGGCTTTTTCCAAAGAAATTGATTGGGATGCTCGCGGGTGGTTTCCTTTGGACGAAGCGCTATTGCCTTTGCAACTGCCCGTTGTTAAGGATTACAAGCTTTCCGAGGATGGCAGGTCCTCTCTTTCCAAAGCGCTTGACTGGGTCAAAACCACTTGTCCTAATTGTGGCGCGCTTGCGAAAAGAGAAACAGACACTATGCCAAATTGGGCTGGCAGTAATTGGTATTATTTGCGATTTTTGGACCCAAAGAACGAAAAGGAGCTTGTATCTAAAGGACTGTACAAATATTATATGCCTGTTGACCTATATCTGGGGGGTCCTGAACACACCACTTTGCATTTATTGTATTCCCGGTTTATCCATAAATTTTTATATGATATTGGGGTGGTAGGTACCGACGAGCCTTATACATTGAGAATAAATAGAGGAATGATTTTAGGGGAAGATGGGCGAAAGATGAGCAAAAGCTTTGGGAATGTAATTAATCCAAACGAGTTGGTGGAAAAAATTGGCGCTGATTCGGTTAGAATGTATGAACTCTTTCTTGGACCGATTAACGGGACATATGTGTGGAGTACGGTTTCTATTTTAGGATTAAAAAGATTTTTAGACAAAGTATGGCAAATAGGGCAGGGGGAATTCTCTAAAGACAATGAGGATGTAAGCGCTCGTTTTAAGAAAACTGTCTATAAAGTAACGGAGGATATTAAAAAATTAAAATTTCATACAGCCATAGCTTTTATGATGGAGTATGTTAATAGTATGTCAAAATCAAATATTCTTTCGGCAGTTGAATATAAGGAATTTTTAAAGTTGCTCGCCCCATTTGCCCCGTTTATTACGGAGGAGCTTTGGCATACCTTGGGTGGGGAAGGTTCTGTCCATAAACAACAGTGGCCCAAATATAATCTTGCCCTAATAAAGGAGGACAAAATAAGTATATCTGTGCAGGTAAACGGCAAATTTAAAGGTCTTATTGAGTTGTCTGCTGACAAAGCGGGGGATAGGGGAGTGGTTG from the Patescibacteria group bacterium genome contains:
- the leuS gene encoding leucine--tRNA ligase; its protein translation is MSAEKFSYNPHIIEPKWQKIWSAGNLSEASDFSKKPKKYILAEFPYPSGLGLHVGNIWGYTVGDVLARFYRMSGENVLFPMGWDSFGLPTENYAIKTGRPPQETVAENIKTFKEQMLSLGLSFDFRREIDTSAPNYYKWTQWIFLQMFKKGLAYKAKIAINWCPKCKTGLANEEVLSDGTHERCGAKVGQRELEQWLLRITKYGERLSADLDKLNWPKHIKDMQKNWIGKSEGASIKFKVQSSKFKSNSKLKIKNENEEYITVFTTRPDTIFGATYLVLSPEHPQIEALTVKEREAEVKKHVKKSLAKTEIERTSADKEKTGVFLGAYANNPVNGEKIPIWVADYVVGSYGGGAIMAVPAHDARDWEFAKKYGLPVKKVIVPSYKDPKFQSAGWRTNSNGVFEGYGTLVNSGDFTGMTSEKAIFAICKWLEEKACGKYAVNFKMRDWVFSRQHYWGEPIPMVYCETCAKKGEAFSKEIDWDARGWFPLDEALLPLQLPVVKDYKLSEDGRSSLSKALDWVKTTCPNCGALAKRETDTMPNWAGSNWYYLRFLDPKNEKELVSKGLYKYYMPVDLYLGGPEHTTLHLLYSRFIHKFLYDIGVVGTDEPYTLRINRGMILGEDGRKMSKSFGNVINPNELVEKIGADSVRMYELFLGPINGTYVWSTVSILGLKRFLDKVWQIGQGEFSKDNEDVSARFKKTVYKVTEDIKKLKFHTAIAFMMEYVNSMSKSNILSAVEYKEFLKLLAPFAPFITEELWHTLGGEGSVHKQQWPKYNLALIKEDKISISVQVNGKFKGLIELSADKAGDRGVVEKMAGEIEKVRDMLFNKEIKRVIFVPNKTINFVV